The nucleotide sequence GGAGACAGGGTCAAAGTTGAACTTTCCCCTTATGATTTAACTCGCGGACGTATAACTTTCCGAATACGATAAGTTTTTGATTATCATTTTGATCATTTTTCTAAATCCTGAGTATAGGGAGTAATATGAGCTCGAAAGGCGTTGTCAGCTGGTTTAACGAGCAAAAAGGGTTCGGTTTCATTACAGATGAAACCGGTCAGGATATATACGTACATTACTCCGAAGTTATTCGTGATGGGTTCAAAACTCTTGAGGTAGGAGAAAAAGTTGTTTTTGAGCTGGTTGATGAGAGTCTCGCCCCGAAAGCTGTATCTGTAAGGGTTATAAATTATTAGATTAAAATGCGCAAGGCCCGTTTGTTGTTACAACAGACGGGCCTTGCCTTTTTTATAAATTATGAGCTGGTTATCTTTGGCCTGCTTCATTTTTTGTAGGCTCCAGAACCGCGTCGATATTTATTTGGCGCGATGATAGTTTTCCTTCTATGATCTCATGTCTTGTCATCTGCCAATCCACATGATCGATAAAATCAACTTTTGCCCATGCTGTTTTGGGAAGTCTTTTGACCAGTTCCTCTAAAAAATCATCAATATCGATATAATGGCCTTCATAGTCTACACTTAACAGCTCATCTTTATATACGATTTTATTAAATGGAATCTCATCTTTCATTTCATCAAAATCTTTTTGTGAAAGCCCGTGGACATCTCCGTAGACTCTAACATCATCCATCATATAAGCTCCCGAATTTTTATTGCTAAGATTGAAATTGTGATTGTAAAAATTTTCATTTGGTCAGATCGGAATATTACGTGAGTTATAATTAAGGTCTGACTCCCTCAATGAGCTTAATAGCCTTGGCCGGGAGCAGGTGGAGATCTGGTTTTGATACTTGCTCGTTGGCTCCTACTGATTCGCCTTTGTGCTTAAGTTCCTTGGTAATGATCGAGGAATATAAAATAACGGGAGTATCTTTAAAATCTTCATCTTTTCTAATCCATTTAGTAAGGCTGAAGCCGTCCATTCGGGGCATTTCAATGTCTGAGATTATAATTTCGACGTAATCTTTTACAGGGCGTTTTTCCTGCTGAGCCATTTCTTTAATTTTTATAAGAGTGTTCAGGGCTTCTTCACCGTTCTGTACGATCGTATGTCTGAAATTCGCTGAAGTAAGAATTTTTTCCAACATTGCCCGAATAGTCGGTGAATCATCACAAACCAGTGCCGTATAAGCTTCAGAAGCAACAGCAGATGGTTCCGACAGATTGCCTCCGAGAGTTGGATCAAGGTCTGCTAAAATGCTTTCCAGATCTAAGAGTTGGATGAATCTGTCTTCGCGTTCTACTATTCCGATAATGCAACTATCCTTAAAACTGCTCATAAATTTGTCAGGAGAAAGCACTTGCTGCCAGCCGACCCGGTGAATTTCGGTAACTCCGCTTACCTGAAAACCGGAAACAGTCTGGCTGAATTCTGTTACGATAACAATATCATATTTTTGGTTATTTCTTTCAAGTCCCAGCCAGACGGCAAGATCAAGCACTGGTAATATATGATTTCTCAGTGGGATGGTCCCCATGAAACAGGGGTGCTCAGCTGATTCCGGATGTTCAAGATTAGGGCTTTCAATGACCTGCATTACCTTGGCAACGTTAACGCCGAAATGACATCTTT is from Maridesulfovibrio ferrireducens and encodes:
- a CDS encoding cold-shock protein — protein: MSSKGVVSWFNEQKGFGFITDETGQDIYVHYSEVIRDGFKTLEVGEKVVFELVDESLAPKAVSVRVINY
- a CDS encoding chemotaxis protein, translating into MAKTDILLETGTNELEILEFYIDIPASDAGPAERCHFGVNVAKVMQVIESPNLEHPESAEHPCFMGTIPLRNHILPVLDLAVWLGLERNNQKYDIVIVTEFSQTVSGFQVSGVTEIHRVGWQQVLSPDKFMSSFKDSCIIGIVEREDRFIQLLDLESILADLDPTLGGNLSEPSAVASEAYTALVCDDSPTIRAMLEKILTSANFRHTIVQNGEEALNTLIKIKEMAQQEKRPVKDYVEIIISDIEMPRMDGFSLTKWIRKDEDFKDTPVILYSSIITKELKHKGESVGANEQVSKPDLHLLPAKAIKLIEGVRP